One window from the genome of Crassostrea angulata isolate pt1a10 chromosome 2, ASM2561291v2, whole genome shotgun sequence encodes:
- the LOC128171975 gene encoding uncharacterized protein LOC128171975, with translation MEEYLKKIWYDPRHPGSFAGPSKLYQVVKREGKYDIGLGKIKKFLQNQDAYSLQKKVKRRGFKRRRVVVQGIDYQWEADLADVQNLSEYNNGIKFLLVIVDVFSRFMWVRPLKDRKAKSVIEAFQDILRDPRRPKAIRTDKGSEFYNRYLQQYLREQDIKIFYALNETKANFAERYIQTLKKRLYRYFTHLQKYKYLDILQDVVRSINDTPNRSLNGRTPSSVTRENEEEVRLDAYLVRQKNNVRVPRVKKKSSKPRRRRKPFTFKIGDQVRITHQKRTFQRDYDQTYTEEIFTIRERFVSQDIPIYKLKDMLGDPIQGTFYASELQKVSKDENTIWRIDKILRKRKVRGKEEVLVRWLGWPKKFDSWIPKADIKET, from the coding sequence ATGGAGGAGTACCTGAAGAAAATATGGTATGATCCTCGACATCCAGGTTCCTTTGCCGGACCCTCTAAGTTATATCAGGTGGTGAAACGCGAGGGAAAGTATGACATTGGTCttggaaaaattaaaaagtttttacaaAACCAAGACGCTTACTCATTGCAAAAGAAAGTGAAGCGTCGAGGGTTTAAACGGAGACGCGTGGTAGTTCAAGGTATCGACTACCAATGGGAAGCAGATCTCGCTGATGTTCAGAACTTGTCCGAGTACAACAACGGAATTAAATTCCTGTTAGTGATCGTAGACGTGTTCTCTCGTTTCATGTGGGTTCGACCCTTAAAAGACAGAAAGGCTAAATCTGTCATCGAGGCATTCCAAGACATACTGAGAGACCCGAGACGACCCAAAGCCATCCGTACTGACAAGGGATCAGAATTTTACAACAGGTACCTTCAACAGTATTTGAGAGAGCAGGACATCAAGATATTTTACGCCTTGAACGAGACCAAAGCCAATTTTGCCGAGAGATACATCCAGACCTTGAAAAAGAGACTGTATCGTTACTTTACCCACCTTCAGAAATACAAGTACTTGGATATTTTACAAGACGTGGTTCGATCTATCAATGATACACCTAACCGATCATTAAACGGTCGCACACCCTCCTCTGTCACCCGAGAAAACGAAGAAGAAGTGCGATTGGACGCTTATTTAGTGCGTCAAAAGAACAATGTGCGAGTGccaagagtaaaaaaaaaatccagtaaACCTAGACGACGCAGAAAAccttttacatttaaaattggTGATCAAGTACGAATCACGCATCAAAAACGAACATTTCAACGCGATTACGACCAGACCTACACAGAAGAAATATTCACCATCCGCGAACGCTTTGTTTCTCAAGACATTCCCATCTACAAGCTGAAAGACATGCTAGGTGATCCCATTCAAGGTACTTTTTACGCCAGTGAGCTCCAAAAAGTGTCCAAAGACGAAAATACTATCTGGAGGATTGATAAGATTCTTAGAAAACGTAAAGTTCGTGGTAAGGAAGAGGTTTTAGTACGATGGCTGGGATGGCCCAAGAAATTTGACAGTTGGATCCCGAAGGCCGACATAAAAGAGACATGA